The following coding sequences lie in one Herpetosiphonaceae bacterium genomic window:
- a CDS encoding CARDB domain-containing protein: LLALLILGALLILALLRFLPCSWTNSCPAGPLQARLTTEESAVGLRPEGGERADIPVDTEREVRRGDAIDVDDRGRARLKFPDFLSVQIFRNSSLELRIESGPDPSASAIESYWLAFGTTVNTVDPVKQVAGRVRVVTDSAIVEAIGTEFLVYYDPPTRTTWVIVWEGEVRVRSAGGQVSVPPGQQTWVEGNGAPVGPFPACHVHVPARFPLVRELTENVRDDTVCPSTPTPTPTPTLTPTAVPTPTLVPSATSIPPTSTPTATPASTPTLTPTLTPTPTLTPTPTLTPTPTPTLTPTPTLTPLPPGLTALAIKPDVVESGSPTIGEVTLSGPALAGGIEIGLSSLEPQIVAVPSTVTVLEGTSSATFELSTSLVRQDTIVEIMAADGFELESANLTVLAPPQLTALKLESNRVVGGTATTATIALSRDAAAGGVTITLKSFNPAAVVPTTVSVPAGAASVSFTVETQPVSQDTVVPITASSASSSLDTRLIVAAPATPDLAVAIATRSPEIACVPNGQSFSCFVTITFSVTNASAANVTDKFSILIEADAAPSRTIVVPGLAAGQRDTFTDTLGPGGNCYNPDCTVVVTVDSGSTIRESDETNNVATKTKKEPVIR, from the coding sequence ACTCCTTGCGCTTCTGATTCTAGGCGCTCTGTTGATCCTTGCGCTGCTTCGTTTTCTGCCTTGCAGCTGGACCAATAGCTGCCCGGCAGGGCCGCTCCAGGCAAGGTTGACAACCGAAGAGAGCGCTGTTGGTCTGCGCCCAGAAGGTGGCGAGCGGGCGGATATTCCGGTGGATACGGAGCGTGAGGTGCGGCGTGGCGATGCGATCGATGTCGATGATAGGGGCCGTGCCAGGCTCAAATTCCCAGATTTCCTGAGCGTGCAAATTTTCCGTAACTCGAGTCTGGAGCTACGCATTGAGAGTGGGCCTGATCCCTCAGCCAGCGCAATTGAGAGCTACTGGCTGGCATTCGGCACGACGGTCAATACGGTTGATCCGGTCAAGCAAGTGGCAGGACGGGTGCGGGTCGTGACAGATTCGGCGATCGTCGAGGCGATTGGGACCGAGTTCCTGGTGTACTACGATCCGCCGACCCGCACAACCTGGGTGATTGTGTGGGAAGGTGAGGTGCGTGTCAGGAGCGCAGGCGGTCAGGTATCCGTACCGCCTGGACAGCAGACCTGGGTCGAGGGAAATGGCGCGCCGGTAGGGCCTTTTCCGGCCTGTCATGTACATGTTCCAGCGCGCTTCCCACTGGTTCGTGAGCTGACCGAGAATGTCCGCGACGATACGGTATGCCCATCAACGCCCACGCCAACACCCACGCCCACGCTCACGCCAACCGCTGTGCCGACGCCCACGCTGGTGCCGAGCGCGACATCGATCCCGCCGACATCCACACCGACAGCTACGCCAGCATCGACGCCGACACTGACACCGACACTGACGCCGACGCCGACACTGACACCGACGCCGACACTGACGCCGACGCCGACGCCGACACTGACGCCGACGCCGACACTGACGCCCTTGCCGCCCGGCCTGACAGCGTTAGCGATCAAGCCCGATGTCGTCGAGAGCGGCAGCCCAACCATCGGCGAGGTGACGCTGAGCGGCCCTGCTCTGGCAGGCGGGATCGAGATCGGTTTGAGCAGTTTGGAGCCGCAGATCGTCGCTGTGCCGTCGACCGTGACGGTGCTGGAGGGCACAAGCAGCGCGACGTTTGAGCTTTCGACCAGCCTTGTCCGTCAGGACACGATCGTCGAGATCATGGCGGCGGACGGGTTTGAATTGGAGAGCGCAAACCTGACGGTGCTGGCTCCGCCGCAGCTGACCGCGCTTAAGCTCGAATCGAACCGGGTTGTCGGCGGCACAGCGACCACCGCGACGATCGCGCTGAGCAGAGATGCGGCGGCGGGCGGGGTTACTATCACGCTCAAGAGCTTCAATCCGGCAGCCGTGGTCCCGACGACTGTCAGCGTGCCCGCAGGAGCGGCGAGCGTATCATTCACGGTGGAGACACAGCCGGTGTCGCAGGATACTGTAGTCCCGATCACGGCAAGCTCGGCCAGCTCGTCGCTTGATACGCGGCTGATCGTCGCAGCACCGGCCACGCCTGATCTCGCGGTCGCGATCGCCACGCGATCGCCAGAGATCGCCTGCGTTCCTAACGGCCAGTCGTTTTCCTGCTTCGTGACCATCACCTTTAGCGTCACGAACGCTAGTGCCGCCAACGTGACAGATAAGTTTTCGATATTGATCGAAGCTGATGCGGCTCCGTCGCGAACGATTGTCGTGCCTGGTCTGGCAGCGGGCCAACGCGATACCTTCACGGATACGCTCGGACCCGGCGGCAACTGCTACAATCCCGACTGTACGGTTGTGGTGACAGTCGACTCCGGCAGTACGATCAGGGAGTCTGATGAAACAAACAATGTCGCAACAAAGACTAAAAAAGAGCCGGTGATCCGTTAG
- a CDS encoding helix-turn-helix domain-containing protein, whose protein sequence is MTTQFERVAEAVTDRVSELLHAPISVVDARGLVISSSEPNLIGLPLERTAQEPVEHAVRVPFRLDGRMGEVIVGEPRSDEVISPRLAQVLVELVLNQTAVVDRLPNQHELKNNFIYNLLHGLIDDEDAILRESRLLGMDLTPPRAVILIDAAEYILSSSDSTRIETDAQIRRRTQLVIGTVVSFFHLPNDTICAYIGDGEVAVLKASNTKNLVTWADSDPVESASWANLTALRRAGSELLKRLQSETGASINLGIGRYHPGIRGLARSYQDARAALSLGRRFHGQNGVHGLDALGIAAFVGVSDEATKIDLATHLLSPLDHEPELLETLDVFFAHDCCPSSTAKDLSIHRNTLSYRLDKIASLTGLDPRCFDHAVQIRLALLLRTFNTHAT, encoded by the coding sequence ATGACCACGCAATTCGAGCGGGTCGCCGAGGCTGTCACCGATCGGGTTTCGGAGCTGCTCCACGCGCCGATCTCCGTCGTTGACGCTCGCGGCCTTGTCATATCCAGCAGCGAGCCAAATCTGATCGGCCTGCCGCTTGAGCGTACCGCGCAAGAGCCAGTGGAGCATGCCGTGCGCGTTCCGTTTCGGCTGGATGGACGCATGGGCGAGGTGATCGTCGGCGAGCCGCGCAGCGATGAGGTGATCTCGCCGCGTCTGGCGCAAGTGCTGGTCGAGCTGGTGCTCAATCAGACCGCCGTCGTCGATCGGCTGCCCAACCAGCACGAGCTGAAGAATAATTTTATCTATAACCTGCTGCATGGCCTGATCGACGACGAGGACGCGATCCTGCGCGAGTCGCGGCTGCTGGGCATGGATCTCACGCCGCCGCGCGCGGTGATCCTGATCGATGCGGCGGAGTATATTCTCTCGTCCAGCGACTCGACGCGCATCGAAACCGACGCGCAGATCCGCCGACGCACGCAGCTTGTGATCGGCACCGTGGTCAGCTTCTTCCATCTGCCCAACGATACGATCTGCGCCTACATCGGCGACGGCGAGGTCGCGGTGCTCAAAGCCAGCAATACCAAAAATCTCGTCACCTGGGCCGACAGCGATCCCGTAGAGAGCGCCTCTTGGGCTAACCTGACAGCGCTGCGCCGCGCGGGTAGCGAGCTGCTGAAGCGGCTTCAAAGCGAAACCGGCGCGTCGATTAACCTTGGCATCGGGCGCTACCATCCGGGTATTCGCGGTCTTGCGCGCTCCTACCAGGACGCGCGCGCGGCGCTGTCGCTGGGACGGCGCTTCCACGGGCAGAACGGCGTGCATGGCCTGGATGCGCTGGGCATCGCGGCGTTCGTGGGCGTCTCCGACGAGGCCACCAAGATCGATCTGGCGACCCATCTGCTCAGCCCGCTCGACCACGAGCCTGAGCTGCTCGAAACGCTCGATGTCTTCTTTGCCCACGACTGTTGTCCGTCATCGACCGCCAAGGATCTGTCGATCCATCGCAACACGCTGAGCTACCGGCTCGATAAGATCGCCTCGCTGACCGGCCTCGACCCCCGCTGCTTCGACCATGCGGTCCAGATTCGTCTGGCGTTGCTCCTGCGCACGTTCAATACTCACGCCACATAA
- a CDS encoding HAD family hydrolase, translating into MRERAVFLDRDGTLVHARHYPSRPEELQLYAGIEAGLRRLQAAGFRLIVITNQGGLAHGYFTEADLDRMHEHLRSELARLGVRVDGVYHCPHHPDGTIPDLSIACDCRKPQPGMLLRAAADLGLDLRRSWFVGDILDDVEAGRRAGCRSVLVDIGTEQPPTLPLREPHFVARDTAHALSIIATIERLGPMADLSYLPPRWKPTEEVRNAR; encoded by the coding sequence ATGAGAGAGCGAGCTGTGTTTCTGGATCGTGATGGGACGCTTGTGCATGCACGCCATTATCCATCGCGGCCAGAAGAGTTGCAGCTTTACGCTGGCATCGAGGCTGGGCTGCGGCGCTTGCAGGCGGCAGGCTTTCGATTGATCGTCATCACCAATCAGGGCGGGCTGGCGCACGGGTATTTTACCGAGGCCGATCTCGATCGGATGCATGAGCATCTCAGGAGCGAGCTGGCGCGGCTTGGCGTGCGTGTCGATGGCGTGTATCACTGCCCGCACCATCCCGATGGCACGATCCCCGATCTGTCGATCGCCTGCGATTGCCGCAAGCCGCAGCCAGGCATGCTGCTGCGGGCCGCCGCCGACCTGGGCCTGGATCTCCGGCGCTCGTGGTTCGTGGGCGACATCCTCGACGATGTGGAGGCGGGCAGACGTGCCGGCTGCCGCTCCGTGCTGGTGGACATCGGCACCGAGCAGCCGCCGACGCTGCCACTGCGCGAGCCGCACTTCGTTGCCCGCGATACCGCTCACGCGCTGTCGATCATCGCGACGATCGAGCGGCTTGGTCCCATGGCCGATCTGAGCTACCTGCCGCCGCGCTGGAAGCCCACAGAGGAGGTGCGCAATGCCCGCTGA